AGGAGTCATTTTTTTATGAGAAAATATTTTGGAACAGACGGTATTCGTGGTATCGCAGGAGAATCACTAACTGCCGATTTAAGTTTTAAAGTAGGTAAAGCTCTTGGTAAATTACTTACTGAAAAAAAAGAACATCCAAAAGTAATAATAGGTAGAGATACTAGAATTTCATGTGACATGATTGAACAAGCTTTAACAGCAGGACTAACTAGTACTGGTGTTAATGTTATGACGGTAGGAACTATCCCTACTCCAGCTATTGCATATCTTACTAAAACAATTGAAACAGATAGCGGAATTATGATTTCTGCTTCTCACAATCCATACCAAGACAATGGAATTAAAATTTTTGGACCTGATGGATTCAAACTTACAGACGATCAAGAATTAGAAATTGAACACCTAATCGACAATTCAGACGAAATAAAAAATGCTAGTTTTGAAAAAATCGGAAAATTATATAGTGGAAATGAGCTAACACAAAAATATGTTCAACACATAAAACAATCTATTTCTGGAGATTTATCAGGAATTAAAATTGCTCTTGACTGCGCTAATGGAGCCACGACAGGTGTAGCTCCATTCATCTTCGGTGATTTAGAAGCAGATATTGAAACTATCGGATGTAACCCGAATGGTATCAATATCAACGACAATGTTGGTTCAACAAAAATCAATACAATTGCAAACTTTGTTAAAGAAAATAATGTAGATGTAGGTTTTGCATTCGATGGTGATGGTGATAGAGTGCTTGCTGTTGATTCAAAAGGTAATATCGTTGATGGTGATAAAATAATGTTCATCTTAGCAAAACACCTAAAAGAACAAGGTGAACTGAAAGATAACATGGTAGTATCAACAGTAATGAGTAATATCGGATTCTACAAAGCAATCGAAGAAAATGGATTACAATCGGTAAAAACTGCCGTAGGAGATAGATATGTTGTTGAAGAAATGAGAAATAACGACTACTCACTTGGAGGAGAACAATCTGGTCATATTATTCTTATGAACTATGCGACAACTGGTGATGGTATTCTTACAGCTGTTAAACTGGCTGATATAATTAAATCTTCTGGAAAATCATTAGAAGAACTAGCCAATGAAGTTAGTATTTATCCACAAAAACTAGTCAATATAAAAGTAGTGGATAAAAAATCTGCTATGGAAGATGCAGAAATTCTTGCTGAATGTGAAAAAGTAGAAAAAGAATTAGAAGGAAATGGACGTATCTTATTACGAGCTTCTGGTACCGAAAATTTAATTCGTGTAATGGTAGAAGCTAGTAGCGATGAACTAACAGATAAATATTGCGAACAAGTTGCAAAAATCGTTCGTGAAAAATTTGAAGTAAAATAAATCATAAAAAGAAGTTAGGATTAAAAACTAACTTCTTTTTATATTTTGTATTCTTAAAAGATACAACTGTAATTCCAATAAACCTATAAAATCAATTTACATATTAAAATATCTCACCTTTTTTCTACACATTATCTCAAACATTTTTTTATATTTTTAGTTTTTAAAGCGAAAAATAATAACTTAATATTATATTGATTTTTCTTAAATGACAAATTAGCGTTATTAAAACTCCTACAAATGCCTATTATATTTACATCTTTACAGTAAAATATTTAATACTATTTTTTACTATAATAATAGCATTAGTTGTATTTAATATATAAATAATAATATAAACTATTATCAAAATTTTAATCTTTTTATATAAATCGAGTTTTATTAATATTTTACCAAAATATAACTGAATTATTTTAAAGAAAATTATATTTTCCTCTTGTTTTTTGTATATACTTCTGTTATACTTATAAATGAAGTAATTGTTATATTACTTCAATATGTTCTTTTATTATAAGTCTCCCTAGCTTATAATAAAGACTTTTCATATTTACTCCCTTATTTCTACCTTACAATATTTTTTGTAAGGTAGGTTTTTTTATTTTCATTTTCTGAAATTACAATTAATTTCCACTGTTTTTTCATAAAGTACATATTTTTTTCTCAATACAACAAAATTGTCTTGACTTATTTTCTTTCCTAAGGTAAACTTTAATGTGTAGAGAAAATAAAATAAAGGAGGGACAAGTATGATTAAAATAGAAAATTTAAATGTTACCTATAACCAAACTCCTGCCCTTTCTAATATTAATTTAGAAATTAAAGGGCCTGGTATTACAGGTATAATAGGGCCTAACGGTGCTGGTAAATCTACCTTAATAAAAGCCGTTTTGAATATAATACCTTCTACTGGTATTTCAAAAATTGATGATAAGATTGCAAAGGATAATCTTGATAATGTTGCCTATGTAGAACAAAAAATAAATATAGATTATAATTTTCCAATAAAGGTAAGAGAATGTGTTTCTCTTGGTTTATATTCAAAAATTGGTATTCTTAAAAAATTAAAAAAATCTGATTGGCAAAAAGTTGATGATGCTTTAAAATTAGTTGGTTTAGAAAAATTCTCTAACCGTCAAATCAGTGAACTATCAGGGGGGCAATTCCAACGTGTATTAATAGCTCGTTGTCTTGTACAAGAGGCAAAGTATATATTTTTAGACGAACCCTTTGTTGGTATTGACTCAGTAAGTGAAGAAATAATCATGGAGACATTACGAAATCTTCGAAATATGGGCCATACGATATTAATAGTGCACCATGACTTAAGAAAAGTACATTCTTATTTTGACAATGTTCTTCTTTTAAATAAAGAAATCATTGCTTATGGTAATACTAAAGAAACTTTCACTAGAGAAAATCTAACAAATGCTTATGGTACCGACCTATTCTTTATGGGAGGTGGCGAAAATGATTAAAGAATTTATTGATGGACTTTATAATTTCCATTTCTTACAAAATGCTCTTATTACTGCAATTGTAATAGGTATTGTAGCAGGGGCTGTAGGATGCTTTATAGTTCTTAGAGGAATGTCACTTATGGGAGATGCTATCTCTCACGCAGTACTTCCTGGAGTAGCCCTATCATTTATTCTAGGAATAGATTTTTTCATAGGAGCAATCGTATTCGGGTTATTAGCATCAATTATCATAACATTTATTAAAGGTAATTCTATAATTAAAAGTGATACCGCTATAGGTATTACATTCAGTTCATTCTTAGCATTAGGAGTTATCTTAATCAGTGTTGCGAAAAGTTCAACAGACTTATTCCATATCTTATTCGGGAACATCCTGGCGGTGCAAGATGTAGATATGTATATTACTATTGGAGTTGGAGTTTTTGTATTATTAGTTATCACACTATTCTTCAAAGAATTACTTCTAACTTCATTTGACGAATTATTAGCAAAAGCAATGGGAATGAAAGTTAATTTCTATCACTATTTACTTATGATACTTTTAACTTTAGTATCTGTAACAGCAATGCAAAGTGTTGGTACAATTCTAATTGTAGCAATGCTAATTACACCTGCTGCTACTGCATATTTATATGCTAATAGTTTAAAAACAATGATATTCTTATCATCTACAATCGGTGCATGTTGTTCAGTTCTAGGATTATTTATAGGATACTCATTCAATATAGCAGCAGGATCTAGCATCGTATTAACATCAGCTATTGTTTTTGCAATAAGTTTCTTCATTGCACCAAAACAACGCTTTGTTAAACATAAAAAAAATAATTAAGGTAATAATATACAAAGAATAAACTAGTTTTTATATAAAAATAATTTAATATAATAACCCCTTTAAATAAACTTGTTAAAATATAAAAATACTTCCAAAGTGAGTTTATTTAAAGGTGTTATCAAAAAAGTTTTAATTGATAATGATTATTATTAGTTATGTAAATCTATTTTATTCTCTGTCTTACAAAAAAAAATAATAAAGGAGGCCTATAATATGAAAAAATTAGGTTTAAAAAAATTAAGTTTTCTAGCCCTTATTTTTACTTTAGCAGTTGGACTTTTCGCATGTTCTAGTGCTAAACAAAATTCAGGGTCTAATGATGCTACTAAATTAAAAGTAGTAGCAACTAACTCTATCATCGCTGATATTACTAAAAATATCGCTGGTGATAAAATTGATTTACACAGTATCGTACCTGTTGGACAAGATCCACACGAATACGAACCGCTTCCTGATGATGTTAAAAAAACATCTGAAGCTAATCTTATCTTCTACAACGGTATTAACTTAGAAACTGGTGGTAACGCTTGGTTTACAAAATTAGTTCAAAATGCTAAAAAAGAAGAAAACAAAGATTACTACGCAGTTAGTGAAGGTGTTGATGTAATTTACCTTGAAGGTCAAAGCGAAAAAGGTAAAGAAGACCCACACGCTTGGTTAAATCTTGAAAATGGTATGATCTATGCTAAAAACATTGCAAAACAATTAGAAGCTAAAGATCCTAAAAACAAAGATTTCTACGAAGCAAATCTTAAAACTTACTTAGAAAAACTTTCTAAATTAGACAAAGAAGCTAAAGATAAATTCAACAACATTCCTAAAGAGAAAAAAACTATAGTAACTAGTGAAGGATGCTTCAAATACTTCTCTAAAGCATACAACGTACCATCTGCTTACATTTGGGAAATCAATACTGAAGAAGAAGGAACTCCAGACCAAATCAAAACTCTAGTTGAAAAATTACGTAAAACTAAAGTACCTTCTCTATTTGTAGAAAGTAGTGTTGACGAACGTCCAATGCAAACAGTATCAAAAGATACTAACATTCCTATTTACGAAAAAATCTTCACTGATTCAATCGCTGAACCAGGACAAAACGGAGATAGCTACTACAGCATGATGAAATGGAACTTAGATAAAATTTCTGAAGGATTAGCTAAATAACTACTCCTAAAACAACTCCCTGTATAAATATACAAGGAGTTGTTATTTTTATTCCATCATAATTTTTTTAACATTTAAACCTTTTATCTTATTACTATAGTATAAAATAAAGATTTCATATATTAATACAAATGCTATAAAACTACCAATTACTGAAATTAAATCAAAGTTATATGTTGTTTCGCTATCTAATTTTTTAAATAAAACTTTTAGTAATGCTCTTATTAAAAAATACTGATAAACTGTTCCTATAGCAAAACCTATGTATGCTACTACTCTATAACCTGATAATATTATTCTTGAACATTCACTTTTTGAAAAGCCCATAATATTTAAAATAGATATATTTTTTATATTACTACTAGCAATCACTTCTAATGAAATTAATAATATAGATAACGATAATATCACACCTATTATCATCATCATAATTCTTATTGTTCCATCAACAAAATCTCTCATACCAAATGCCATTTGAATCATTGAAGAAAATGATAATGTAGCAAAAATAACAAAGAATAATAGGGTTTTATTACTAAATAATACTGTTGCTCTTAATTCTTTGAAAAAGTTTTTATATTGTCTAAATCTTCTTTTTCTAAATTTTTTATTTGTTGAATTTATTTGTTTAAGTAAGTTAATCGTTGGTACATTTAAATTAAACAGTACATAAACAATTGATATTACTAAAAACGATAGTGATGGTAATATAACCATTATTAATAAAAGTTGGGGATGAAAGTTCATTGTAAGCTCAGATAATATATTATCCGTATTTCTACTTTCATAAAATTTCGGCATAAACAAATGTGAACTTCCATAACCTAATAACGAACCTAAAAATACTAAAAGTCCAAAAACAGAAAACTTAGATGCTATAAAGTTATTACTATAACCTTGAGCTTTTAATATACCAATTTTATGTTTAGAATCATCAATAAATTGTTTTATATAAAATATTAACATTACCGCCGCACTTATTGATAAAACTGTTCCTGTTATAATTACTACAAACTTCGAAACAATAAGCTGGGCATCATAAAACTTCTTCTGTATTATATTAAATCCCGTAATATCTAGGCCTTTCAAATCTAAATATAAGTTAGAAAAAAGTGTAGTTATAAATACCGCACAGTAACTTACTATCACTACTGCAATTGCTTTTCTTAAATCTTTTAACTGAACTATCATATAATTACCACCCTATCTCTCTTACAGATTTAGGTGTATGGTTTTCTTCAATCGAAGTTACTTTACCACTACCTACATGAATTATCTTATTTGCAAGTTGAGCAATATTTTCATTATGAGTTACCATTATCATTGTAAAGTTAGATTTAGTTTTTAGTTTTAATAAGTACTCTAATATTTTTCTTCCTGTTTCCTCATCTAAAGCTCCTGTAGGTTCATCTAAAAATAGTACCGCTGGCTTCTTAGCTAGTGCTCTAGCAATTGAAACACGCTGTTGCTCCCCACCAGATAACTCATTTGGATATTTACTTAATTTATCTTCTAATCCTAATTCCCTTATAATCTCAACATACTCTTTATTATTTGCTAAACTAGCTCCTACTTTAACATTTTGTTCTACCGTTAAATTATTTAATAAATAATATTGTTGGAAAACAAAACCTATTTTATCTTTACGGAATTTTGTTAATTGTTTTTCTGAGTAACCACTTATAGACTCATTATCATATACAACTTCTCCAGAGTCTGACTTTTCTAAACCAGATAAGATATTTAATAGTGTAGATTTTCCTGAACCTGAAGCTCCAAGTATAACAACAAATTCATTTTTATCAATTTTTAAATCTATTCCTCTTAAGACTTCTTGACCATTATATTGTTTCTTAATATTCTTTGCTATAATCATTTAATCAATCTCCTTTAAATATTGTATTATTAAACTTTTAGTTACTTCAGTCATATATTCAATAATTTCAGTTGCTGTAAAATTATGTATTCCCGTAACTGTTAATGTTGCAATACCATGACTATATATAAATAAGTGCTCGTAAAGTTTTTTTGCATTTTCTATTGAAATTTTATACTCTTCATCTATAGACTGAATTACTGATTTATATTCGTAGTCTCGCATTGGAAGAAAATCTTTAAAACTTTCTACTTCTATTCCTTTTTTCATAAATAACCATTGAAATAATTTAGGTTCATTTTTTGAAAATAATATATACTCTACTCCTAATCGTTTAAATGGACTATCATCTTTTAATGCTAAATTAACTTTTTCTGAAAAAATATTTTCAGCAGCAATCTTTGCTTCATCTTCTAAATTTTTCATATTAGAAAACAAACTAAATATTACTTTAGTAGATGACTCCAATTTTTTAGCCAACTCTCTTGCAGTTAATGCTTCTATTCCATTTTCTCTTATAAAGTCTATAGTTACAGCTAAAACTTCTTCTTTTGTAAATTTAAATTTTGGTGCCATATTAAAACCTCCATCAATAGGTAACACTTGTTTCTCATTATAAATCATTTTGTATGAAATATCAATAGAAAAATTATTGAATTATTACATGAAATTGTATACAATAAAAGTAGAATAAATATTAGGAGTTATTTATGAATATTATTAAAAATTTACCTACGCCTATTGCTGGTTTAGCACTTGGTTCAGTAGCGTTAGGAAATCTATTACAACCATACAGTCCTAAATTACAATTATTATTTAGTCTTTTATCTTTTATAATAATTGTACTTTTAACTATTAAATTTGCACTAGGATTTGACAAATTAAAAAAAGAAATGGAAAATCCTGTAATTGCAACGGTTCTTGCAACTTATCCGATGAGTATTATGCTTTTAAGTTCATTTTCGAAAAAATTTATCGGTGCTTACAGTGTTCCCTTTTGGATAATTGGAATTCTTCTAGATTTATTTGTTGTTTGTTATGCAATTTATAATTTTGTTTTGAAAGAAAAACATATCAAAAATATTTATCCAACTTGGTTCATCACCTTCGTTGGACCAGCTGTTGTAACTGTAACAGCAATAAATTACAACTTAGAAACACTAGGATTAATTTACTTCTATTTTTCTTATATTAACTATTTAGTGTTATTACCTTTCGTTCTTTATAGAGTTTATAAATATAAGCATTATAACGATGGTGATTATCCTACTATAACAGTATTTTCTGCCCCTGGTGGATTATTACTGGCTAGTTATATGATAGGAGTTACACAAAAAAGCAACATAATTTTAGCAGTATTAATACCGCTTACAGTATTATTATTTATTTTTGTTTTAATTCAATTACCTTATTTACTAAAAAGAAAATTCTATCCTAGCTTTTCTGCTTTTACTTTCCCATTAGTAATTTGCGCGATAGCATTTCAAAAAACTGGAATTTATTATCAAATAGCTGAATTTTCTGTTTTGAATATTTTAATTCATCTAAGTGAATTACTGGCGATAATTATTGTAATTTATGTATGGTATGGGTTTATTAAGAATTTATCATATTCAAATAATTAATAGTATATACATTTGAAGGACACA
This is a stretch of genomic DNA from Gemella haemolysans. It encodes these proteins:
- the glmM gene encoding phosphoglucosamine mutase, which gives rise to MRKYFGTDGIRGIAGESLTADLSFKVGKALGKLLTEKKEHPKVIIGRDTRISCDMIEQALTAGLTSTGVNVMTVGTIPTPAIAYLTKTIETDSGIMISASHNPYQDNGIKIFGPDGFKLTDDQELEIEHLIDNSDEIKNASFEKIGKLYSGNELTQKYVQHIKQSISGDLSGIKIALDCANGATTGVAPFIFGDLEADIETIGCNPNGININDNVGSTKINTIANFVKENNVDVGFAFDGDGDRVLAVDSKGNIVDGDKIMFILAKHLKEQGELKDNMVVSTVMSNIGFYKAIEENGLQSVKTAVGDRYVVEEMRNNDYSLGGEQSGHIILMNYATTGDGILTAVKLADIIKSSGKSLEELANEVSIYPQKLVNIKVVDKKSAMEDAEILAECEKVEKELEGNGRILLRASGTENLIRVMVEASSDELTDKYCEQVAKIVREKFEVK
- a CDS encoding metal ABC transporter ATP-binding protein — translated: MIKIENLNVTYNQTPALSNINLEIKGPGITGIIGPNGAGKSTLIKAVLNIIPSTGISKIDDKIAKDNLDNVAYVEQKINIDYNFPIKVRECVSLGLYSKIGILKKLKKSDWQKVDDALKLVGLEKFSNRQISELSGGQFQRVLIARCLVQEAKYIFLDEPFVGIDSVSEEIIMETLRNLRNMGHTILIVHHDLRKVHSYFDNVLLLNKEIIAYGNTKETFTRENLTNAYGTDLFFMGGGEND
- a CDS encoding metal ABC transporter permease; this translates as MIKEFIDGLYNFHFLQNALITAIVIGIVAGAVGCFIVLRGMSLMGDAISHAVLPGVALSFILGIDFFIGAIVFGLLASIIITFIKGNSIIKSDTAIGITFSSFLALGVILISVAKSSTDLFHILFGNILAVQDVDMYITIGVGVFVLLVITLFFKELLLTSFDELLAKAMGMKVNFYHYLLMILLTLVSVTAMQSVGTILIVAMLITPAATAYLYANSLKTMIFLSSTIGACCSVLGLFIGYSFNIAAGSSIVLTSAIVFAISFFIAPKQRFVKHKKNN
- a CDS encoding metal ABC transporter substrate-binding protein, which translates into the protein MKKLGLKKLSFLALIFTLAVGLFACSSAKQNSGSNDATKLKVVATNSIIADITKNIAGDKIDLHSIVPVGQDPHEYEPLPDDVKKTSEANLIFYNGINLETGGNAWFTKLVQNAKKEENKDYYAVSEGVDVIYLEGQSEKGKEDPHAWLNLENGMIYAKNIAKQLEAKDPKNKDFYEANLKTYLEKLSKLDKEAKDKFNNIPKEKKTIVTSEGCFKYFSKAYNVPSAYIWEINTEEEGTPDQIKTLVEKLRKTKVPSLFVESSVDERPMQTVSKDTNIPIYEKIFTDSIAEPGQNGDSYYSMMKWNLDKISEGLAK
- a CDS encoding FtsX-like permease family protein; protein product: MIVQLKDLRKAIAVVIVSYCAVFITTLFSNLYLDLKGLDITGFNIIQKKFYDAQLIVSKFVVIITGTVLSISAAVMLIFYIKQFIDDSKHKIGILKAQGYSNNFIASKFSVFGLLVFLGSLLGYGSSHLFMPKFYESRNTDNILSELTMNFHPQLLLIMVILPSLSFLVISIVYVLFNLNVPTINLLKQINSTNKKFRKRRFRQYKNFFKELRATVLFSNKTLLFFVIFATLSFSSMIQMAFGMRDFVDGTIRIMMMIIGVILSLSILLISLEVIASSNIKNISILNIMGFSKSECSRIILSGYRVVAYIGFAIGTVYQYFLIRALLKVLFKKLDSETTYNFDLISVIGSFIAFVLIYEIFILYYSNKIKGLNVKKIMME
- a CDS encoding ABC transporter ATP-binding protein, with the translated sequence MIIAKNIKKQYNGQEVLRGIDLKIDKNEFVVILGASGSGKSTLLNILSGLEKSDSGEVVYDNESISGYSEKQLTKFRKDKIGFVFQQYYLLNNLTVEQNVKVGASLANNKEYVEIIRELGLEDKLSKYPNELSGGEQQRVSIARALAKKPAVLFLDEPTGALDEETGRKILEYLLKLKTKSNFTMIMVTHNENIAQLANKIIHVGSGKVTSIEENHTPKSVREIGW
- a CDS encoding TetR/AcrR family transcriptional regulator; this encodes MAPKFKFTKEEVLAVTIDFIRENGIEALTARELAKKLESSTKVIFSLFSNMKNLEDEAKIAAENIFSEKVNLALKDDSPFKRLGVEYILFSKNEPKLFQWLFMKKGIEVESFKDFLPMRDYEYKSVIQSIDEEYKISIENAKKLYEHLFIYSHGIATLTVTGIHNFTATEIIEYMTEVTKSLIIQYLKEID
- a CDS encoding TDT family transporter, whose translation is MNIIKNLPTPIAGLALGSVALGNLLQPYSPKLQLLFSLLSFIIIVLLTIKFALGFDKLKKEMENPVIATVLATYPMSIMLLSSFSKKFIGAYSVPFWIIGILLDLFVVCYAIYNFVLKEKHIKNIYPTWFITFVGPAVVTVTAINYNLETLGLIYFYFSYINYLVLLPFVLYRVYKYKHYNDGDYPTITVFSAPGGLLLASYMIGVTQKSNIILAVLIPLTVLLFIFVLIQLPYLLKRKFYPSFSAFTFPLVICAIAFQKTGIYYQIAEFSVLNILIHLSELLAIIIVIYVWYGFIKNLSYSNN